In Stenotrophomonas sp. ESTM1D_MKCIP4_1, a single genomic region encodes these proteins:
- the arsH gene encoding arsenical resistance protein ArsH produces the protein MNEPTTSTDLPNLMAGSLPQPDHSLLAAGGLGPPRILILYGSLRPQSFSRKLALEAERLLRHLGCETRVFDPHQLPMLDSVDKSHPEVQRLRAWSQWSEGQIWVSPERHGTVTGVFKNQIDWLPLEDGSVRPTQGRTLAVMQASGGSQSFNTVNTLRVLGRWMRMLTIPNQSSVAKAWQEFDEDGRMKPSPYYDRVVDVAEELVKFTLLTRGRSDYLVDRYSERKGDAIAAALARAAGATAV, from the coding sequence ATGAATGAGCCGACCACAAGTACAGACCTGCCCAACCTGATGGCCGGGTCGCTGCCCCAGCCCGACCACAGCCTGCTTGCAGCCGGAGGCCTGGGGCCGCCCAGAATCCTGATTCTTTACGGATCGCTAAGACCTCAATCGTTCAGCCGCAAGCTGGCATTGGAGGCCGAGCGGCTGCTGCGCCATCTGGGCTGCGAGACCCGCGTATTCGATCCGCACCAGTTACCCATGCTGGACAGCGTGGACAAGAGCCACCCGGAAGTGCAGCGGCTGCGCGCGTGGTCACAGTGGTCGGAAGGGCAGATCTGGGTCAGCCCGGAACGGCATGGCACGGTCACTGGCGTGTTCAAGAACCAGATCGACTGGTTGCCATTGGAAGACGGCAGCGTGCGCCCCACGCAGGGCCGCACGTTGGCGGTGATGCAGGCAAGTGGTGGCTCCCAGTCGTTCAACACGGTCAACACCCTTCGGGTGCTCGGCCGCTGGATGCGCATGCTGACCATCCCCAACCAATCGTCGGTGGCCAAGGCCTGGCAGGAATTCGACGAGGACGGCCGCATGAAACCCTCGCCCTATTACGACCGCGTGGTGGATGTGGCGGAGGAGCTGGTTAAGTTCACCCTGCTGACGCGGGGGCGGTCGGACTACCTGGTGGACCGTTACAGCGAGCGAAAGGGTGACGCGATTGCGGCTGCGTTGGCGCGCGCGGCAGGGGCTACCGCTGTCTGA